The genomic region cagatccgtgtggacgaaaatgcctatccgctaaaaatttgtgcgccgaaaaaaaaggaaaacaaaattctcggacaccctatcaaacatcattggatagtgcaggaaggaagagaaggaggaggaggatgatgaggcgtgtcatgacagaccttcaaagaataataaagataatttttttttctgttcagttttttgtcttatttttgttcttgttctatatttttttgttttgtactatttgattgatcttgagtaaataaataatgtacatttctacattttggacttttatgtatgttgcctagcagctatggatttaaattttactattataggtgaacctataggtgcatatatacgtgcatatatgtacctatataggcatatgtatgcacatatatatgtgtacatatatgtgtgcatatatgtacatatatgtgtatatatgtgtatatatgtgtacatttgtgtacatatatgtacacatatatatatatatatacacacatatatatatacatatatgtacatatatgcacacaaatatttatgtaaatatatgtgtacatatatgtacatatatgtctaaatatatgtgtgcatatatgtacatatatatgttcaaatatgtacatataatataggaaaacggccaatttgatatatgtcacatatattaaaaacctatatcaaaacctatattgaaacatatatgtttatataggttttttccatgtgggtaataattaacatttaccCTAGATTTCATACAGAAGGCTTCTCTGCCTTAAATATGGGACGGTCAGCAACCCTGTAAGACACAAAAGATAATCGTGGGCTGCAGCCTACGTTAGGATAAGGATAATGCGGCTCTGGTGATGCTTATGTATTATAGTACATATTATgtagtattttaaaattcctATTACTTAGCAACCAAATAACAAACACCACAGTGATTGGTCAACAGGTGGagtgtttatattttatacataatacataaatgtatatatatatatatatatatatatatatatatatacattcacttttttattattaatgcaaaCAGTTTAAAGGCTGGTAAGAAATAATCGTGGTAGATTCATTTGTTATTTGCAGGTGTGGCCAAATGTAAATTTGTGCCCTCTATGCCTTAACAGCTTTAGCTCTTTCACTCTTTAAAAATATGATTTCagcttaaattttttatttattttttacatcccTAAAAAATAAGTCACaacatattaactttttttttccaccaCAGTTGAACAATCTTTTGTCTTATCTCTTTAGTTTGTAAACCATATACTATAGGATTTAGTCCTGGTGGTACTATATGAAACATTATACTAGCTAGCTTCCTGTTTTCAGAGTATTCAGGAAAACGATGGAGAAAAATCATGATGGCGcaagaaacaaacattattaaataaacgGCTATGTGACTGCCACATGTTTTTATGGCTTTACTGTTGAGTGCTTTGTTTTTGCTAATTATACATACAGCAACAATCCTGATATATGTTATAAACATCAATGTCAATGATATGCTGAGtgctgccacagaataaacaattccaaacatgttATTAATGGCCACATTTTCACAGGACAATTTATAAAGCGAAGCATTGTCACAGAAAGGGTTTTCAATTTTAGATCTGCAGTGAGACAGGTGTACAGTGAGACCTATCATAATTGCCACTACAATTACAGGCAGCGCCCAGGCTATTGCTGATAATTTAACCACCATTTTATTGGTCATTATAGTTG from Carassius carassius chromosome 47, fCarCar2.1, whole genome shotgun sequence harbors:
- the LOC132130529 gene encoding olfactory receptor 8G17-like — its product is MDNLTFTNNILLVEGLKVAPQASYLVFIFLFFFYIFAMGCNIGLIILIGMEKNLHHPMHFLFCNLPVNDIIGTTVILPRLMQDIFRQASERYITYVECVIQAYFVHLFATASHTALVTMAYDRQVAICNPLLYTTIMTNKMVVKLSAIAWALPVIVVAIMIGLTVHLSHCRSKIENPFCDNASLYKLSCENVAINNMFGIVYSVAALSISLTLMFITYIRIVAVCIISKNKALNSKAIKTCGSHIAVYLIMFVSCAIMIFLHRFPEYSENRKLASIMFHIVPPGLNPIVYGLQTKEIRQKIVQLWWKKKVNML